A portion of the Poecilia reticulata strain Guanapo linkage group LG23, Guppy_female_1.0+MT, whole genome shotgun sequence genome contains these proteins:
- the arl1 gene encoding ADP-ribosylation factor-like protein 1 yields MGGFFSSLFSGLFGTREMRILILGLDGAGKTTILYRLQVGEVVTTIPTIGFNVETVTYKNLKFQVWDLGGQTSIRPYWRCYYSNTDAVIYVVDSSDRDRMGISKSELVAMLEEEELKKAILVVFANKQDMDQAMTPTEVANALGLPALKDRKWQIFKTSATKGTGLDEAMEWLVDALKSRQ; encoded by the exons ATGG GGGGTTTCTTCTCTAGTCTCTTTTCTGGCCTGTTTGGCACCAGGGAGATGAGGATTTTGATCCTGGGCTTGGACGGTGCAGGGAAAACCACCATTCTGTACAGGCTGCAGGTTGGAGAAGTGGTCACCACGATTCCTA CTATTGGTTTCAATGTTGAGACAGTCACATACAAGAACCTGAAGTTCCAGGTGTGGGATCTGGGAGGACAGACAAGCATCAG ACCCTACTGGCGGTGTTATTACTCAAACACAGACGCTGTAATCTATGTGGTCGACAGCAGCGACCGTGACAGGATGGGCATCTCCAAGTCAGAGCTGGTGGCCATGTTGGAG GAAGAAGAGCTAAAGAAAGCCATCCTGGTGGTGTTTGCCAACAAACAGGACATGGACCAGGCAATGACGCCGACTGAAGTGGCCAACGCTCTAGGCCTTCCTGCCCtcaaagacaggaagtggcagatCTTCAAGACCTCTGCCACCAAAGGAACAGGCCTGGATGAGGCCATGGAGTG GTTGGTGGATGCCCTGAAGAGTCGGCAGTAA